One window of Quercus robur chromosome 12, dhQueRobu3.1, whole genome shotgun sequence genomic DNA carries:
- the LOC126710457 gene encoding UDP-glucuronic acid decarboxylase 2-like isoform X2, translating into MNSELIFRGHESQPVSDTYTPKQPKPWFSVTQPIRYMLREQRLVFVLVGIAIATVVFTLLPSSSTSRVEYGHFTIPETTTRLSQYDQKPMYEHRSAFHMYSSGKVPLGLKRKGLRIVVTGGAGFVGSHLVDRLMERGDSVIVVDNFFTGRKENVMHHFGNPRFELIRHDVVEPLLLEVDQIYHLACPASPVHYKFNPVKTIISNVVGTLNMLGLAKRVGARFLLTSTSEVYGDPLQHPQVETYWGNVNPIGVRSCYDEGKRTAETLTMDYHRGAGVEVRIARIFNTYGPRMCIDDGRVVSNFVAQALRKEPMTVYGDGKQTRSFQYVSDLVEGLMRLMEGEHVGPFNLGNPGEFTMLELAGVVRETIDPDAKIEYKPNTEDDPHKRKPDITKAKELLGWQPKVELRKGLPLMVSDFRKRIFGDHKEGGATTA; encoded by the exons atgaattcGGAGCTGATTTTCAGAGGACACGAGAGCCAACCCGTGTCGGACACGTACACACCGAAGCAACCAAAGCCATGGTTCTCTGTGACCCAACCGATTCGCTACATGCTCCGAGAGCAACGCCTGGTGTTCGTCCTCGTCGGCATTGCTATAGCCACCGTCGTATTCACCCTCCTACCTTCCTCCTCCACATCCCGTGTCGAGTACGGACACTTCACGATCCCGGAAACGACGACACGGCTGAGCCAGTACGACCAAAAACCCATGTACGAGCACCGCTCAGCTTTCCACATGTACAGCTCCGGCAAAGTCCCCTTGGGGCTAAAACGCAAGGGTTTGCGGATCGTGGTGACCGGCGGGGCCGGGTTCGTTGGGTCCCACTTGGTCGACCGTCTGATGGAGCGAGGCGATAGCGTGATCGTGGTCGATAACTTCTTCACCGGACGGAAAGAGAACGTGATGCACCATTTCGGTAACCCCAGGTTCGAGCTCATCCGACACGACGTCGTCGAGCCTCTCTTGCTCGAGGTCGATCAGATCTACCATCTCGCTTGCCCTGCCTCTCCTGTTCACTACAAGTTCAACCCCGTCAAAACCatcatatc CAATGTTGTGGGGACATTGAACATGCTGGGACTTGCGAAGAGAGTGGGTGCGAGGTTTTTGCTAACGAGCACAAGTGAGGTGTACGGAGATCCACTGCAACACCCTCAGGTCGAAACCTATTGGGGAAACGTCAATCCTATTg GTGTTAGAAGCTGTTACGACGAGGGAAAGCGTACGGCGGAAACGTTGACCATGGACTATCATAGAGGTGCAGGCGTTGAG GTGAGGATTGCAAGAATCTTCAACACCTATGGACCCAGAATGTGCATCGATGATGGTCGTGTGGTCAGCAATTTTGTTGCCCAG GCATTAAGAAAGGAGCCTATGACTGTTTATGGTGATGGGAAGCAGACTAGGAGTTTCCAATATGTATCTGACTTG GTGGAGGGTCTGATGCGCCTAATGGAAGGAGAACATGTAGGCCCTTTCAATCTCGGTAATCCGGGTGAATTCACCATGCTTGAACTTGCTGGG GTGGTCCGGGAAACAATTGACCCAGACGCAAAGATAGAGTACAAGCCCAACACAGAGGATGATCCCCACAAGAGAAAGCCTGATATCACAAAGGCTAAAGAGCTACTTGGCTGGCAACCAAAGGTGGAACTCCGCAAGGGTCTTCCTCTCATGGTCTCAGATTTCCGGAAACGTATCTTTGGTGACCACAAGGAGGGTGGCGCTACTACTGCGTAA
- the LOC126710457 gene encoding UDP-glucuronic acid decarboxylase 2-like isoform X1 — protein MNSELIFRGHESQPVSDTYTPKQPKPWFSVTQPIRYMLREQRLVFVLVGIAIATVVFTLLPSSSTSRVEYGHFTIPETTTRLSQYDQKPMYEHRSAFHMYSSGKVPLGLKRKGLRIVVTGGAGFVGSHLVDRLMERGDSVIVVDNFFTGRKENVMHHFGNPRFELIRHDVVEPLLLEVDQIYHLACPASPVHYKFNPVKTIKTNVVGTLNMLGLAKRVGARFLLTSTSEVYGDPLQHPQVETYWGNVNPIGVRSCYDEGKRTAETLTMDYHRGAGVEVRIARIFNTYGPRMCIDDGRVVSNFVAQALRKEPMTVYGDGKQTRSFQYVSDLVEGLMRLMEGEHVGPFNLGNPGEFTMLELAGVVRETIDPDAKIEYKPNTEDDPHKRKPDITKAKELLGWQPKVELRKGLPLMVSDFRKRIFGDHKEGGATTA, from the exons atgaattcGGAGCTGATTTTCAGAGGACACGAGAGCCAACCCGTGTCGGACACGTACACACCGAAGCAACCAAAGCCATGGTTCTCTGTGACCCAACCGATTCGCTACATGCTCCGAGAGCAACGCCTGGTGTTCGTCCTCGTCGGCATTGCTATAGCCACCGTCGTATTCACCCTCCTACCTTCCTCCTCCACATCCCGTGTCGAGTACGGACACTTCACGATCCCGGAAACGACGACACGGCTGAGCCAGTACGACCAAAAACCCATGTACGAGCACCGCTCAGCTTTCCACATGTACAGCTCCGGCAAAGTCCCCTTGGGGCTAAAACGCAAGGGTTTGCGGATCGTGGTGACCGGCGGGGCCGGGTTCGTTGGGTCCCACTTGGTCGACCGTCTGATGGAGCGAGGCGATAGCGTGATCGTGGTCGATAACTTCTTCACCGGACGGAAAGAGAACGTGATGCACCATTTCGGTAACCCCAGGTTCGAGCTCATCCGACACGACGTCGTCGAGCCTCTCTTGCTCGAGGTCGATCAGATCTACCATCTCGCTTGCCCTGCCTCTCCTGTTCACTACAAGTTCAACCCCGTCAAAACCatca AGACCAATGTTGTGGGGACATTGAACATGCTGGGACTTGCGAAGAGAGTGGGTGCGAGGTTTTTGCTAACGAGCACAAGTGAGGTGTACGGAGATCCACTGCAACACCCTCAGGTCGAAACCTATTGGGGAAACGTCAATCCTATTg GTGTTAGAAGCTGTTACGACGAGGGAAAGCGTACGGCGGAAACGTTGACCATGGACTATCATAGAGGTGCAGGCGTTGAG GTGAGGATTGCAAGAATCTTCAACACCTATGGACCCAGAATGTGCATCGATGATGGTCGTGTGGTCAGCAATTTTGTTGCCCAG GCATTAAGAAAGGAGCCTATGACTGTTTATGGTGATGGGAAGCAGACTAGGAGTTTCCAATATGTATCTGACTTG GTGGAGGGTCTGATGCGCCTAATGGAAGGAGAACATGTAGGCCCTTTCAATCTCGGTAATCCGGGTGAATTCACCATGCTTGAACTTGCTGGG GTGGTCCGGGAAACAATTGACCCAGACGCAAAGATAGAGTACAAGCCCAACACAGAGGATGATCCCCACAAGAGAAAGCCTGATATCACAAAGGCTAAAGAGCTACTTGGCTGGCAACCAAAGGTGGAACTCCGCAAGGGTCTTCCTCTCATGGTCTCAGATTTCCGGAAACGTATCTTTGGTGACCACAAGGAGGGTGGCGCTACTACTGCGTAA